A section of the Pedobacter sp. HDW13 genome encodes:
- a CDS encoding ABC-F family ATP-binding cassette domain-containing protein — protein MSLIIRSLSYTHPDNEQLFNNLSLNIASGDKAALVGINGVGKSTLLKMLAGAMQPGSGEIITPEKPWYIPQHLGEYDQYTVARTLGIDQKLKALQAILAGDADPQHFTDLNDDWEIEQKVSQALKKWRLEHLSTDQLLGSLSGGQKTKIFLASINLHQPELILLDEPSNHLDIQTRKKLYQFIAQSKATILVVSHDRSLLNLMNKTLELSKKGIEVYGGNFEFYQQQKLEKVNALHAQLNEQAKTLKQTEKKARDVAYQRQKQEQRGKSAGQSNSLPRIIAGGLKSKSERSTAKVLDAQHEKITGLQENMQETRSQIQQYQVLKINIMASEIHHGKLLIDAEAINFGYTIPLLQEGISFQLRSGERMQIKGANGSGKSTLLKIVTGELQPIQGNYSATDFSYLYLDQDYAMIKPELSIYDQIQEYNSIGLQEHEIRAFLVHSQFDAASFDRKCVGLSGGEKMKLALCCLSVSNLKPDMLILDEPTNNLDLKSLDVLTAAIKDYAGTLLVISHDEYFIKEIGINSYINLN, from the coding sequence ATGAGTTTAATCATCCGATCCCTTTCTTATACCCATCCCGATAACGAGCAACTCTTCAATAACCTCTCGCTAAACATTGCCAGCGGCGATAAAGCGGCATTAGTGGGCATTAATGGCGTAGGCAAATCAACCTTGCTCAAAATGCTTGCAGGTGCTATGCAACCCGGTTCAGGCGAAATCATCACCCCTGAAAAGCCGTGGTACATTCCGCAGCATTTAGGAGAATACGACCAGTATACCGTTGCCCGCACACTTGGCATCGATCAAAAGCTAAAAGCCCTGCAAGCTATTCTGGCTGGTGATGCCGATCCGCAGCATTTTACCGATCTGAATGATGACTGGGAAATTGAGCAGAAAGTAAGTCAGGCATTAAAAAAATGGAGACTAGAACATTTATCAACCGATCAGTTACTTGGCAGCCTGAGTGGAGGACAGAAAACAAAAATTTTCCTGGCCAGCATAAACCTGCACCAACCAGAGCTGATTTTGCTAGATGAACCTTCCAACCATTTGGATATCCAAACCCGAAAAAAATTATATCAATTTATAGCGCAGAGCAAGGCAACCATTTTGGTGGTGAGTCATGACAGAAGCTTGCTTAATCTGATGAATAAAACCCTCGAGCTGAGTAAAAAAGGCATTGAGGTTTATGGTGGCAATTTTGAATTTTATCAGCAGCAAAAGCTGGAAAAGGTTAATGCCCTGCATGCACAGCTTAACGAACAGGCCAAAACACTTAAACAAACAGAGAAGAAAGCACGCGATGTAGCCTACCAGCGCCAAAAACAAGAGCAGCGTGGTAAAAGCGCCGGACAAAGCAACTCGCTTCCCCGCATTATTGCCGGCGGATTGAAAAGTAAATCGGAACGGAGTACGGCTAAAGTACTTGATGCCCAGCATGAAAAAATAACGGGCTTACAGGAAAACATGCAGGAAACGCGGTCGCAAATTCAACAATATCAGGTGTTAAAAATCAACATCATGGCATCCGAAATACACCATGGAAAATTACTGATCGATGCCGAAGCAATTAACTTCGGATATACCATTCCTTTGCTGCAAGAAGGAATCAGTTTCCAGCTTCGATCGGGCGAAAGGATGCAGATTAAAGGAGCAAATGGCTCGGGCAAAAGCACCTTACTAAAAATCGTAACTGGAGAGCTGCAACCCATCCAGGGAAATTACAGCGCTACCGATTTTTCCTATCTTTACCTCGATCAGGATTATGCGATGATTAAGCCAGAGCTAAGCATTTACGACCAGATACAAGAATATAATTCGATTGGATTGCAGGAACACGAAATCAGAGCATTTTTAGTGCATTCGCAATTTGATGCAGCCTCTTTTGACCGCAAATGTGTGGGATTGAGTGGAGGCGAAAAAATGAAGCTCGCGCTGTGCTGTCTTTCTGTAAGTAACCTCAAACCCGACATGCTTATTTTGGACGAGCCGACTAATAATCTGGATCTGAAGAGCCTGGATGTACTTACTGCGGCCATAAAAGATTATGCAGGCACACTGTTGGTGATCTCTCATGATGAATATTTTATCAAAGAGATTGGTATAAACAGTTACATTAATTTAAATTAA
- a CDS encoding peroxiredoxin produces MNFKNYLPTLKGLSLGLLISSSAFSATVKPPAAFIKEGIWRGVFTVSESAVPFNFEFKGKDPEHAVFTLINGTRRDDFHVQRLGKDSIFVKMNTYDAALVAKIEPNGTLSGEYRSLVPGFRGNSLPFTAEPGKTYRFVEPGKDVKPTADLSGKWELKLYSKEAVPASIAVLKQNGNKLTGVIMTVVGDSREIEGTIQGNEFALSGFTGPSPFIIKGKVNEDGTLSGDQGFGIYKNIKFDATKNNDANLPDPYKLTFLKEGYKKLDFTFPDLKGKAVSLSDDKYKGKVVIVEIVGTWCPNCTDQTVFLSPWFNKNQKRGVEAIAIGFEQKDSLAYAQYTLGKLRDKYDIKYDILFGGLADKKLVAQKLPALNKFIAFPTTIIIDRKGEVREIYTGYTGTVTGKYYDDYEKKFNRVLDELIAEPAPETAAVNKNESIKGK; encoded by the coding sequence ATGAACTTTAAAAACTATCTACCCACACTAAAAGGCCTCTCTTTGGGACTATTGATCAGTAGTTCGGCCTTTTCGGCAACAGTTAAACCACCCGCAGCCTTTATTAAAGAAGGAATATGGCGCGGTGTATTTACGGTGAGCGAATCGGCTGTTCCATTTAATTTCGAATTTAAGGGCAAAGATCCTGAACACGCTGTTTTTACTTTGATAAATGGCACCCGTCGCGATGATTTCCATGTGCAGCGTCTTGGAAAGGATTCGATTTTCGTTAAAATGAATACTTACGATGCAGCCCTGGTGGCCAAAATAGAACCCAATGGTACATTAAGTGGTGAGTATCGGAGTTTGGTACCAGGTTTCAGGGGGAACTCTCTGCCATTTACGGCCGAGCCTGGTAAAACCTACCGCTTTGTAGAGCCCGGTAAAGATGTAAAACCTACTGCCGACCTATCGGGCAAATGGGAACTTAAATTATACAGTAAAGAAGCTGTTCCTGCATCAATTGCGGTGCTGAAACAAAACGGGAATAAGCTTACGGGCGTAATTATGACGGTTGTAGGCGATAGCCGTGAAATTGAAGGCACCATACAAGGAAATGAGTTCGCTTTATCGGGCTTTACCGGTCCAAGTCCTTTTATTATTAAAGGAAAAGTAAATGAAGATGGCACGCTATCAGGAGATCAGGGTTTTGGTATCTATAAAAACATCAAGTTCGATGCCACTAAAAACAACGATGCCAACCTGCCTGATCCCTATAAATTAACCTTTTTAAAAGAAGGCTATAAAAAACTCGATTTCACTTTTCCTGATCTTAAGGGTAAAGCCGTTTCGCTGAGCGACGATAAATACAAAGGCAAAGTGGTAATTGTAGAAATTGTGGGTACCTGGTGTCCGAACTGTACCGACCAGACTGTTTTTCTTTCGCCCTGGTTTAACAAAAACCAAAAACGCGGAGTAGAAGCCATTGCCATTGGTTTTGAACAAAAAGACAGTCTGGCCTATGCCCAGTACACGCTCGGAAAGCTGAGAGATAAATACGATATCAAATACGATATCCTATTCGGTGGGCTGGCCGATAAGAAACTGGTAGCACAGAAACTGCCCGCACTCAACAAATTTATTGCTTTCCCAACTACCATTATCATCGATAGAAAAGGAGAGGTACGCGAAATTTACACCGGTTACACCGGCACGGTAACAGGTAAATATTACGACGATTACGAGAAGAAATTTAATCGCGTACTAGACGAACTGATTGCCGAACCAGCACCAGAAACTGCTGCAGTAAACAAGAATGAATCGATAAAAGGAAAATAA
- a CDS encoding peroxiredoxin, which yields MSVHKIFKGAVLLSSLFIGGQVLADGVKPVAVEKTIKEGVWRGVFNVSETQVPFNFEFKGKDFEHATFTLLNGTRRDDFHVKRIAPDSVFIKMNTYDAALVAKINDDGTLSGEYRSLVPGFRGNSLPFTAEHGKKYRFVEPGKDVAPAANISGKWELKFYSKEQVPNKVAILKQNGNKLTGVIMQVTGDSRELEGTVQGDEFVLSGFTGPSPKIYKGKINPDGTISGVISAGIYDNTKFDGAKDDKAELPDPYKITFLKEGYKKLDFTFPDLAGKSVSLSDDKYKGKVVIVEIVGTWCPNCTDQTVFLSPWFNKNQKRGVEAIAIGFEQKDDLEYAKYTLGKLRDKYDVKYDILFGGLADKKLVSQKLPALNKFIAFPTTIIIDRKGEVREIYTGYTGTVTGKYYKEYEKKFNALLDELIAEDATATASATGDKNTQKSK from the coding sequence ATGAGCGTACATAAAATTTTTAAAGGAGCAGTTTTGCTCAGTTCACTGTTTATTGGTGGACAGGTTTTGGCCGATGGTGTAAAACCGGTAGCTGTAGAAAAAACAATAAAAGAAGGGGTTTGGCGCGGTGTATTTAATGTAAGCGAAACCCAGGTGCCTTTTAACTTCGAATTTAAAGGCAAGGATTTCGAACATGCTACTTTTACCCTGTTAAATGGCACCCGTCGCGATGATTTCCACGTAAAACGCATTGCACCCGATTCGGTATTTATTAAAATGAATACTTACGATGCAGCCCTGGTAGCCAAAATAAATGATGATGGTACATTATCAGGCGAGTATCGCAGTTTGGTGCCGGGTTTCAGGGGCAATTCGCTTCCTTTTACTGCCGAGCATGGCAAAAAGTACCGCTTTGTTGAGCCGGGTAAAGATGTGGCACCGGCGGCCAATATATCGGGCAAATGGGAGCTTAAGTTCTATTCAAAAGAACAGGTGCCTAACAAGGTGGCGATACTAAAACAAAACGGAAACAAGCTAACCGGGGTAATTATGCAGGTAACCGGCGATAGCCGCGAACTGGAAGGTACTGTACAAGGTGATGAGTTTGTGCTTTCGGGCTTTACGGGCCCAAGTCCTAAAATTTACAAAGGTAAAATCAATCCTGATGGTACCATCAGCGGCGTAATTTCGGCCGGAATTTACGATAATACCAAATTTGATGGTGCAAAAGACGATAAAGCCGAATTGCCCGATCCCTACAAAATTACATTCTTAAAAGAAGGTTATAAAAAGCTCGATTTTACCTTCCCTGATCTTGCCGGGAAATCGGTTTCGCTAAGCGACGATAAGTACAAAGGTAAAGTGGTAATTGTAGAAATTGTGGGTACCTGGTGCCCGAACTGTACCGATCAAACGGTATTTCTTTCGCCATGGTTTAACAAAAACCAGAAAAGAGGAGTAGAGGCCATTGCCATTGGCTTTGAACAAAAAGACGACCTGGAGTACGCCAAATACACACTGGGCAAACTGCGCGATAAATACGATGTAAAATACGATATCCTTTTTGGTGGCCTGGCCGATAAAAAACTGGTATCGCAGAAATTGCCGGCACTCAATAAATTTATTGCTTTTCCAACTACCATTATCATCGACAGAAAAGGCGAAGTACGCGAAATTTATACGGGTTATACCGGCACCGTTACCGGAAAATACTATAAAGAATACGAGAAAAAATTTAACGCTTTGTTAGATGAACTGATTGCAGAAGATGCTACGGCTACTGCCTCGGCAACAGGCGATAAAAACACGCAAAAAAGCAAATAA
- a CDS encoding YceI family protein, with protein sequence MKLTLTISLLTLASLGALSQSNRFAAANHNGSASKKIIVTPNHASKAQSFKVDNASSKLTWLAKKATGEHSGNVKVSEGTFVIDGTTLKSGSFTIDTKSITVTDVTDATTNGKLLGHLKSEDFFSTEKFPTSTFVITSAKKGSGNQYSLTGKLTIKGITNEVSFPAAIDVAGKKLTAKAKITIDRTKYDIKFRSKNFFENLGDKVIYDDFDIDVALVANAG encoded by the coding sequence ATGAAACTAACATTAACCATTTCGCTATTAACCCTGGCCTCTTTAGGCGCTTTATCACAGTCGAACCGCTTTGCTGCGGCAAACCACAACGGATCTGCATCAAAGAAAATAATTGTTACACCTAATCATGCTTCAAAGGCGCAATCGTTCAAAGTAGATAATGCCAGCAGCAAACTAACCTGGTTGGCCAAAAAAGCTACTGGCGAACACAGTGGCAACGTAAAAGTGAGCGAAGGAACATTTGTAATTGATGGTACAACACTTAAATCAGGCAGTTTTACCATCGATACCAAATCGATTACCGTAACCGATGTTACCGACGCCACCACAAACGGAAAGTTGCTTGGGCACTTAAAAAGCGAAGATTTTTTCAGTACTGAGAAATTTCCGACTTCAACTTTTGTAATTACATCTGCCAAAAAAGGAAGTGGCAACCAGTATAGCTTAACCGGTAAACTAACAATTAAAGGCATTACCAACGAGGTAAGTTTTCCGGCGGCAATTGATGTTGCTGGTAAAAAGTTAACCGCCAAAGCTAAAATTACCATCGATCGTACGAAATATGATATCAAGTTCAGATCAAAAAACTTTTTCGAAAACCTTGGTGATAAAGTAATATACGATGATTTTGATATCGATGTAGCCTTAGTGGCGAATGCCGGATAA
- a CDS encoding cytochrome-c peroxidase yields the protein MKKRSAIIILSFIALLLTQAAFVGGGVSEIQTKEELGSSLFFDNILSKDRTINCSSCHRPEFAFADTATFSIGIGGKLTARNSPGLTNLSGRTHFFWDGRAASLEEQALGPITSPDEMGLSIEEAVERLNKDKAYVEAFAKVFKSPATKDNLLKALAAFERTLETNNSAYDRYINGDDNALSAAAARGRLLFIGKANCNNCHSGEDFTADRFKNIGLYNGKTLKDAGRFTITKDSTAIGEFKIPGLRNVALTAPYMHNGQFKTLKEVVTYYNNPSAVVHDGLNRDLSLDKPLNLSDGDINDLVEFLKALTDERFLTAKNNPAKN from the coding sequence ATGAAAAAAAGAAGTGCTATCATCATACTGAGCTTTATTGCGCTGTTGCTTACCCAGGCAGCTTTTGTTGGAGGCGGCGTAAGCGAAATCCAAACCAAAGAAGAACTTGGGAGCAGTTTATTTTTCGATAACATCCTTTCGAAAGACAGAACCATTAACTGCTCATCGTGCCACAGGCCCGAATTTGCCTTTGCTGATACGGCCACTTTTAGCATTGGTATTGGCGGTAAACTAACCGCACGCAATTCGCCCGGTTTAACCAATTTATCTGGTCGCACACATTTTTTCTGGGATGGAAGGGCAGCTTCGCTCGAAGAGCAGGCTTTAGGCCCCATTACTTCACCCGATGAAATGGGATTGAGCATTGAAGAAGCTGTAGAAAGGCTGAACAAGGATAAGGCATACGTCGAGGCTTTTGCAAAAGTATTTAAATCGCCGGCTACCAAAGATAACCTGTTAAAAGCACTTGCTGCTTTTGAGCGGACCTTAGAAACCAATAACAGTGCTTACGATCGTTACATCAATGGCGATGATAATGCCCTTTCGGCTGCGGCAGCCCGCGGGCGGCTGTTGTTTATTGGTAAGGCCAACTGCAATAACTGCCACTCGGGAGAAGATTTTACCGCCGATCGTTTTAAAAATATTGGCCTTTATAATGGTAAAACCCTCAAAGATGCCGGACGTTTTACCATCACGAAAGACAGCACGGCCATTGGCGAATTTAAAATACCTGGCCTGCGCAATGTGGCCTTAACCGCTCCCTACATGCATAACGGACAGTTTAAAACGCTTAAAGAGGTGGTTACCTACTACAATAATCCATCAGCAGTGGTACACGATGGCCTTAACCGCGACTTATCACTCGATAAACCACTCAATCTATCCGACGGCGATATCAATGACCTGGTAGAATTTCTGAAAGCGCTTACTGATGAAAGATTTTTAACCGCCAAAAACAACCCGGCCAAAAACTAG
- a CDS encoding TonB-dependent receptor domain-containing protein, translating to MKGLNEGASTTKNGSYQVPIRNGKILQFSFVGYITQEVEIGQQSVINVSLVPLASSLDEVSIVGSHNANRTKLNSANPVDIIDLKALQESAPQVSVTQLLQYVSPSFHSSVSGGGDAASATSTAQLRGLGVDQLLVLINGKRRHKSSNISWGGLGNGATGYDLNAIPTGAIERIEILRDGAAAQYGSDAIAGVINIVLKKSTEELSLTSTASARKRGDGLTTRTSSNYGLKLGNKGGYLNITGEFATQAVSLPVGNSESGLYIGPAYGGGANTRGFDQIYTKEIDDAILASRGIDRHYFDQRGSTNKSIDGLLFFNASVPLKDDVELYSFGGISHRTSQFTAVYRLPGWTERNNTFIYPDGFLPAMDNILSDKSLAIGVKAKVKNWKVDISNVYGINDFSNVVSNSLNASLGQRSPRKFDAGSYNASQNTTGLDFSRYFDKVLSGLNVAFGGQYRVETYQIIAGEDGSYSKADLRTIYGIDTTATGIPYTTSLGLTPLNGLSPGSQIHAGFRPSNEVNVSRSISAAYLDAELNITPKWLVSGALRVENYSDFGSVFTYKAASRFGITDWLGVRASINSGFRAPDLAQFYYTETSTTFQNGVAIDQVTANNVNPATTALGIPALKAEKSKGYTAGFTASPLPNVELTVDAYQIDINDRVGNTGRFSATDTNLPADVRALFVQTGTVQAKFFYNSFSTRTRGIEVAGSYKFLFENGGNASFLASANFLDTKLTNVNTPKGLEAYRYIIFDESEQARVTNNIPSTKVSLQGTYSYKKLNILLRTVYFGSVVSVSQLNANFPKPDYYYQTFSPIWVTDISVGYKLTNNLLATVGANNLFNVLGDYSVPAPGSNITRNPGPGGAQAGTNAGIQPFVRLSAKF from the coding sequence GTGAAAGGTCTTAATGAAGGTGCCTCTACTACCAAAAACGGTAGTTACCAGGTACCCATTCGCAATGGTAAAATTCTGCAGTTTTCTTTTGTGGGCTACATAACACAAGAGGTAGAAATTGGCCAGCAATCGGTCATCAATGTTAGTTTAGTACCCCTGGCCAGCAGTTTGGATGAAGTGAGTATTGTAGGTTCGCACAATGCCAACCGTACCAAATTAAACTCGGCCAACCCGGTTGATATTATTGACCTGAAGGCGCTGCAGGAGTCGGCACCACAGGTAAGCGTAACCCAGTTGCTGCAATATGTATCGCCCTCGTTCCATTCGTCGGTTTCGGGTGGAGGCGATGCAGCCTCGGCTACTTCAACCGCACAGTTGCGTGGTTTGGGTGTCGATCAGTTATTGGTGCTGATTAACGGAAAAAGACGTCATAAAAGTTCCAACATTAGCTGGGGAGGTCTGGGCAATGGTGCTACCGGTTACGATTTGAATGCCATTCCTACCGGAGCTATCGAACGCATCGAAATCCTGCGCGATGGCGCCGCTGCACAATATGGTTCTGATGCCATTGCAGGTGTAATTAACATTGTACTGAAGAAAAGTACAGAGGAACTTTCGCTTACTTCAACCGCGAGTGCGCGCAAACGTGGCGATGGCTTAACTACCCGCACCAGCAGTAATTACGGACTTAAACTGGGTAATAAGGGCGGTTATTTAAACATAACCGGCGAGTTTGCCACTCAGGCAGTTTCCTTACCTGTTGGTAATTCTGAGTCGGGATTGTACATTGGCCCTGCTTATGGTGGTGGTGCCAATACCAGAGGGTTCGACCAGATTTATACCAAAGAAATAGACGATGCCATTTTAGCCAGCAGGGGTATAGACCGCCATTATTTCGATCAGCGTGGAAGTACCAACAAATCCATTGACGGTTTATTATTTTTTAATGCTTCTGTTCCGTTAAAAGATGATGTAGAACTTTATTCATTCGGAGGCATCAGTCACCGCACCTCACAATTTACTGCAGTTTACCGTCTGCCAGGCTGGACTGAGCGTAACAATACGTTTATTTATCCCGATGGTTTTTTACCAGCTATGGATAACATTCTTTCCGATAAATCGTTGGCGATTGGTGTAAAAGCCAAAGTGAAAAACTGGAAGGTGGATATTTCCAACGTGTATGGCATCAACGATTTTTCGAATGTAGTCAGCAATTCGCTCAATGCCAGCCTGGGCCAGCGCAGTCCGCGTAAGTTCGATGCAGGAAGTTACAATGCCAGCCAGAATACTACCGGTTTAGATTTTAGCCGTTATTTCGACAAGGTATTGAGCGGCTTGAATGTTGCTTTTGGTGGCCAGTACCGGGTAGAAACCTATCAGATTATCGCTGGTGAGGACGGTTCGTATTCAAAAGCCGATCTTCGTACCATTTATGGCATCGATACTACTGCAACCGGTATTCCTTACACTACTTCGCTGGGTTTAACGCCTTTAAACGGGCTTTCTCCGGGTTCACAAATCCATGCCGGTTTTCGTCCTTCAAACGAAGTTAATGTAAGCCGGTCTATTTCTGCGGCTTATTTAGATGCCGAATTGAATATTACGCCTAAATGGCTGGTATCTGGTGCATTAAGGGTCGAAAATTATTCGGATTTTGGTAGTGTATTTACCTATAAAGCTGCTTCGCGCTTTGGCATTACCGATTGGTTAGGCGTAAGGGCTTCCATCAATTCGGGCTTCCGCGCGCCCGATCTGGCCCAGTTTTACTATACCGAAACCTCTACCACTTTTCAGAATGGGGTAGCTATCGATCAGGTTACCGCCAATAACGTAAATCCGGCCACTACAGCCTTGGGTATTCCTGCCTTAAAGGCCGAGAAATCGAAGGGTTACACCGCAGGTTTTACCGCTTCGCCATTGCCTAATGTAGAACTTACGGTCGATGCCTACCAGATTGATATTAATGACAGAGTGGGAAACACCGGGCGTTTTTCGGCAACTGATACCAATTTGCCGGCCGATGTACGGGCACTTTTTGTACAAACCGGAACCGTGCAGGCTAAGTTTTTCTATAATTCTTTCAGTACCCGAACCAGAGGGATAGAAGTAGCCGGCAGCTATAAATTTCTTTTCGAGAACGGTGGCAATGCCTCTTTTCTGGCCAGCGCCAACTTTTTAGATACCAAACTCACCAATGTAAATACCCCCAAAGGACTGGAAGCCTACCGTTACATCATATTCGACGAGTCGGAACAGGCACGTGTAACCAATAATATTCCTTCAACAAAAGTAAGTTTACAGGGCACCTACAGTTATAAAAAATTAAATATCTTACTGCGTACAGTATATTTTGGCTCGGTGGTGTCGGTTTCGCAACTCAACGCCAATTTCCCTAAACCCGATTACTACTATCAAACATTTAGCCCGATTTGGGTAACCGATATTTCGGTTGGTTATAAATTAACCAATAATTTGCTGGCCACTGTGGGCGCTAATAATTTATTTAACGTACTGGGCGATTATAGCGTTCCGGCACCGGGCAGCAACATTACCCGTAATCCTGGCCCTGGTGGCGCGCAGGCAGGTACCAATGCCGGCATTCAGCCATTTGTGAGATTATCGGCCAAATTTTAA
- a CDS encoding DUF4397 domain-containing protein codes for MKFLKNINQLKYLTFTNKLVLAASILIAVLPSCKKTEYLDTDNADREPLSAKVKLVNALSITAPVNFLDFTRQINTTLVAHNVATTYLDTQFGKVQYNTTEGSNTSYKSSYIFGGAASFAQETDKASFAGPNGPIASYYHTLFTVAKRKPSKLNPGNRDSLVLVYDDLTAPAAGKAKIRFANFSPDAPNLDLKTTGGTSWFANVAYGNFGDQVQLSYDANGKAPATISGLSWKTLGPFKEIAAGAAQNLELRNNSTGTLVPVKTAALSNLNFEEGKIYTLFINGNLATDAALQATLIVHTK; via the coding sequence ATGAAATTTTTAAAGAACATAAATCAGTTAAAATATTTAACGTTTACGAATAAACTGGTACTGGCAGCCTCGATTTTAATTGCGGTTTTACCTTCGTGCAAGAAAACTGAATACCTCGATACCGATAATGCCGATCGCGAGCCGTTGAGCGCAAAAGTTAAGTTGGTAAATGCGCTAAGCATTACTGCGCCTGTTAATTTTCTGGATTTTACCCGGCAAATTAATACCACACTGGTTGCCCATAATGTGGCTACTACTTACCTCGATACCCAGTTTGGTAAAGTACAGTACAATACTACCGAAGGCAGCAATACCAGTTATAAATCTTCCTATATTTTTGGCGGCGCGGCTTCTTTTGCACAGGAAACAGATAAAGCATCCTTCGCAGGGCCAAATGGACCAATTGCCAGTTACTACCATACTTTGTTTACCGTTGCCAAGCGTAAACCAAGCAAGTTAAATCCGGGTAACCGCGATAGTTTGGTGCTGGTGTACGACGATTTAACTGCACCGGCTGCCGGCAAAGCCAAAATCAGGTTTGCCAATTTCTCACCCGATGCACCTAACCTTGATTTAAAAACTACCGGAGGCACTTCCTGGTTTGCCAATGTGGCCTACGGTAACTTTGGCGATCAGGTGCAGCTAAGCTACGATGCCAATGGAAAAGCACCAGCCACCATTTCGGGGCTGAGCTGGAAAACACTGGGACCATTTAAGGAAATTGCTGCAGGTGCTGCACAAAACCTCGAGCTTAGAAACAACAGCACAGGTACGCTAGTACCGGTAAAAACTGCGGCTTTGAGCAACCTTAATTTTGAAGAAGGTAAAATCTATACACTGTTTATCAATGGCAATCTCGCTACCGATGCAGCCTTGCAAGCTACACTGATTGTACACACTAAATAA
- a CDS encoding superoxide dismutase, producing MRTNNRRHFIKTSLTLAAGAALSPALSHAFAKPAVLQFVQEPLKYPFNAFEPYIDALTTEIHYTRHHTAYIKNVNEAIVAEKIPYTTVETFFENAASLSAKARNNGGGAWNHNFFFATLKPGSASVPEGKLKTAIDKAFGSVDRFKEQFAQAAATRFGSGWAWLVNDKGQLKITSTANQDNPLFSSAEVKGIPLLALDVWEHAYYLKYENKRADYIANFWNVVDWDVVAGRLT from the coding sequence ATGAGAACAAATAACAGGAGGCATTTCATTAAAACATCCCTTACTCTTGCTGCAGGAGCAGCTTTAAGTCCGGCTTTATCGCATGCTTTTGCTAAACCAGCAGTTTTGCAATTTGTGCAGGAACCATTAAAATATCCCTTTAATGCGTTCGAGCCTTATATCGATGCGCTTACCACCGAGATCCATTATACCAGGCACCATACGGCTTACATTAAAAATGTAAACGAAGCCATTGTGGCCGAAAAAATACCTTACACTACTGTCGAAACTTTTTTCGAAAATGCAGCCAGTCTTTCGGCTAAAGCGCGCAACAACGGTGGCGGAGCATGGAACCATAATTTCTTTTTCGCTACGCTAAAGCCCGGTAGTGCATCAGTACCCGAAGGGAAATTAAAAACGGCCATTGATAAAGCTTTTGGCTCGGTTGATCGTTTTAAAGAACAATTTGCACAAGCAGCAGCCACCCGTTTTGGCTCCGGCTGGGCCTGGCTGGTTAATGATAAAGGGCAGCTTAAAATCACCTCTACGGCCAATCAGGATAATCCCTTGTTTAGTTCGGCAGAAGTGAAAGGCATTCCTTTACTCGCGCTCGACGTTTGGGAACATGCCTATTACCTCAAATACGAGAACAAAAGGGCCGATTATATTGCTAATTTCTGGAATGTGGTAGATTGGGATGTAGTAGCAGGCAGATTAACTTGA